A window of the Dickeya dianthicola NCPPB 453 genome harbors these coding sequences:
- a CDS encoding LysR family transcriptional regulator → MDRLIAMQVFVDVADLGSLTAAANKLDMSRSMATRYIASLEHWLGVRLLHRSTRSLGLTSAGHDMLVRCRQILALSEDMAALSGHGGTEPHGVVRIASSVSFGQSYLAQALSRYRARYPHTTTELILTDRAIKLVEERIDLSVDVTNTPDHNLIAKPLGHCASVVCAAPDYLARHAHPVTPNDLIQHDCLNHTRLGREWRFTHRESGASHRVMVAGRVIANDTLVLLNAARAGEGIACLPEFVARGGLETGELTLLLPDYQTQALGIYACYVSRRHMPATLRTLLDFLAQDLPRYG, encoded by the coding sequence ATGGATCGTCTTATCGCGATGCAGGTGTTTGTGGATGTGGCGGATCTGGGCAGCCTGACGGCGGCGGCGAACAAACTGGATATGTCGCGCTCGATGGCCACTCGCTACATTGCCTCGCTGGAGCACTGGCTGGGCGTGCGGCTGCTGCACCGGTCGACCCGCAGTCTGGGGCTGACCAGCGCCGGTCACGACATGCTGGTGCGTTGCCGTCAGATTCTGGCGTTGTCGGAGGACATGGCGGCGCTTTCCGGGCACGGCGGCACCGAACCGCACGGGGTAGTCCGTATCGCGAGCAGCGTGTCGTTCGGGCAGTCTTATCTGGCGCAGGCGTTGAGCCGCTATCGCGCCCGTTACCCGCATACCACCACCGAATTGATATTGACGGATCGCGCCATCAAACTGGTGGAAGAACGTATCGATTTGTCGGTGGATGTGACCAACACGCCGGATCACAACCTGATTGCCAAACCGCTAGGTCATTGTGCCTCGGTGGTGTGCGCCGCGCCGGACTACCTGGCCCGCCATGCGCACCCGGTCACGCCGAATGACCTGATACAGCACGATTGTCTCAATCATACTCGCCTCGGCAGAGAATGGCGCTTTACGCACCGCGAGAGTGGCGCATCGCACCGGGTGATGGTAGCGGGGCGCGTTATCGCTAACGATACGCTGGTGCTGTTGAATGCGGCGCGGGCCGGCGAGGGTATCGCCTGTCTGCCGGAGTTTGTGGCGCGCGGCGGGCTCGAAACCGGGGAACTGACGCTGCTGTTGCCCGACTACCAGACTCAGGCGCTGGGCATTTACGCCTGCTATGTGTCGCGGCGGCATATGCCCGCCACGCTCCGCACGTTACTGGATTTTCTGGCGCAGGATTTACCGCGATACGGCTAA
- the blaCAR gene encoding CAR family subclass B3 metallo-beta-lactamase — translation MRLIMLKKYLLSYVTAGLLAAPGTSALAQTPLSSHAAAPQSLAGCPSDAINARFTEFGRTGRMPPDLNQWLNDPQAQAIPPYQAFDNVYFVGVCWVSAWLVKTSGGPVLIDTLHEPYVDQLIANIRQVGVDPADIKLVLMTHGHFDHVGGAYKIKALSQARFVMTQAGWDEALEDARQSQHSPRPWKMLDNADIVAQDGQTFTVGDTTFYAYATPGHTWGTTSYAFDVKDGDTTYRAITIGGMGLNAIENTRQVQAYLASVDRLKRLITDPQHPITVHLTAHPFNTGLTEAKARLKTRQPGDPHPLVDQAALIKQMDNARDAAEQRLIAEQKKEQENTRQAP, via the coding sequence ATGAGATTGATTATGCTTAAAAAATACCTCTTATCGTACGTTACTGCCGGACTGCTGGCGGCGCCGGGCACCTCCGCGCTGGCGCAAACGCCGCTTTCCTCCCACGCCGCCGCGCCGCAGTCATTAGCCGGTTGCCCGTCCGACGCCATCAACGCACGGTTTACTGAATTTGGCCGCACTGGCCGTATGCCGCCAGACCTGAACCAGTGGCTGAACGATCCGCAGGCGCAAGCTATCCCGCCCTATCAGGCGTTCGACAATGTCTACTTCGTCGGCGTTTGCTGGGTTTCCGCCTGGCTGGTTAAAACCAGCGGCGGTCCGGTGCTGATTGATACGCTGCATGAACCCTATGTTGATCAGTTGATCGCCAATATCCGGCAAGTCGGCGTCGATCCGGCGGATATCAAACTGGTGTTGATGACCCACGGCCACTTTGACCATGTGGGCGGCGCTTACAAAATCAAGGCGCTGAGTCAGGCACGGTTTGTCATGACCCAGGCCGGCTGGGATGAAGCGCTGGAAGACGCCCGACAATCGCAACATTCGCCCCGCCCCTGGAAAATGCTGGATAACGCCGACATCGTGGCGCAGGACGGCCAAACCTTCACCGTCGGCGATACCACCTTTTATGCTTACGCCACCCCCGGCCATACCTGGGGAACCACGTCCTACGCCTTTGACGTCAAAGACGGCGACACCACCTATCGGGCCATCACCATCGGAGGAATGGGGTTGAATGCCATCGAAAATACCCGTCAGGTACAAGCCTATCTCGCCAGCGTCGATCGCCTGAAACGGCTGATCACCGATCCGCAGCACCCGATCACCGTTCACCTGACCGCGCACCCGTTCAATACCGGATTAACGGAAGCAAAAGCACGGCTGAAAACGCGCCAGCCGGGAGATCCGCATCCGCTGGTTGACCAGGCTGCCTTGATTAAGCAGATGGATAACGCCCGCGATGCTGCCGAACAACGCCTGATCGCCGAGCAGAAAAAAGAACAGGAAAACACGCGACAAGCGCCATAA
- a CDS encoding NarK family nitrate/nitrite MFS transporter gives MTQSTTTPGASRQTVIRDWRPEDVQFWQKQGRGIAQRNLWISIPCLLLAFCVWMLFSTVAVNLNKVGFHFTTEQLFMLTALPSVSGALLRVPYSFVIPLAGGRRWTTFSTLILIIPCVWLGFVVQDPQTPYSTFIIISLLCGFAGANFASSMANISFFFPKARQGGALGLNGGFGNLGVSVMQLLVPVVIFLPVLSFTGKGVAQPDGGQVWLQNAPWVWVPLLLIASAAAWFGMNDLSTAKASLRQQLPVLKRAHLWILSVLYLSAFGSFIGFSAGFAMLSKTQFPDVIILHYAFCGPLLGALARPVGGMLSDRFGGVRVTLINFVFMAILSVLLFTALPGDNQPGSFLLFFGIFMLLFLTAGLGSGSTFQMIAVIFRGLTVERVTSAGGGEDEAQRSAVTDTAAALGFISAIGAIGGFFIPKAFGTSLAMTGSPAGAMKIFVVFYIACVFITWLCYGRKSRS, from the coding sequence ATGACGCAGTCAACCACTACGCCAGGCGCTTCACGACAGACTGTTATCCGGGATTGGCGCCCGGAAGACGTTCAGTTCTGGCAAAAACAGGGGCGCGGTATCGCTCAGCGCAACCTGTGGATTTCAATTCCTTGTTTGTTGCTGGCTTTCTGTGTCTGGATGTTGTTCAGCACCGTGGCCGTCAACCTGAATAAGGTTGGGTTTCATTTCACCACCGAGCAGTTGTTTATGTTGACCGCACTGCCGTCGGTATCCGGCGCGCTGCTGCGGGTGCCGTATTCGTTCGTTATCCCGCTGGCGGGCGGACGCCGTTGGACCACCTTCAGTACGCTGATTTTGATCATCCCGTGCGTGTGGTTGGGGTTCGTGGTACAGGATCCGCAGACGCCCTACAGCACATTCATCATTATCTCGTTGCTGTGCGGATTTGCCGGCGCCAATTTTGCTTCCAGCATGGCCAACATCAGCTTCTTTTTTCCGAAGGCACGGCAGGGCGGCGCGCTGGGCCTGAATGGCGGCTTTGGTAATCTGGGCGTCAGCGTGATGCAGTTACTGGTGCCGGTCGTGATTTTTCTACCGGTGCTGAGTTTTACCGGCAAGGGCGTGGCACAGCCGGACGGCGGTCAGGTCTGGTTGCAGAATGCGCCCTGGGTGTGGGTGCCGCTGCTGCTTATCGCGTCGGCGGCGGCTTGGTTCGGTATGAACGATCTGTCCACCGCCAAAGCGTCGCTACGTCAGCAGTTGCCGGTGCTCAAGCGGGCGCACTTGTGGATCCTCAGTGTACTGTATCTGTCGGCTTTCGGCTCGTTTATCGGTTTTTCCGCCGGTTTTGCCATGCTGTCGAAAACCCAGTTCCCGGATGTGATTATCCTGCATTACGCCTTTTGCGGTCCGTTGTTAGGGGCGCTGGCGCGTCCGGTGGGCGGCATGTTGTCGGACCGCTTCGGCGGCGTGCGGGTGACGCTGATCAATTTCGTGTTCATGGCGATCCTGTCAGTGCTGCTGTTCACCGCGTTGCCGGGTGACAATCAACCCGGTTCCTTCCTGCTGTTCTTTGGCATCTTCATGCTGTTGTTTTTGACGGCTGGACTGGGAAGTGGCTCGACCTTCCAGATGATCGCGGTGATTTTCCGTGGGCTGACGGTGGAAAGAGTGACCTCGGCAGGTGGCGGCGAAGACGAAGCGCAGCGCAGCGCGGTGACCGATACCGCCGCAGCGTTGGGATTTATCTCCGCCATCGGCGCTATCGGCGGCTTTTTCATCCCGAAAGCGTTCGGCACGTCGCTGGCGATGACCGGCTCGCCGGCCGGCGCGATGAAGATTTTCGTGGTGTTCTACATTGCCTGTGTGTTTATCACCTGGCTGTGTTACGGGCGTAAATCCCGTTCCTGA
- the narX gene encoding nitrate/nitrite two-component system sensor histidine kinase NarX gives MFRRFRLPLSLVNQVALLMLLLGLLGIAGMAVSSWMSQSIQGNAHAINTAGSLRMQSYRLLSMVPLNADSERYLLELERGENDDDLRQAVVRERLSDQFSIVRHYWAEQLKPRLRQAERPADAAASVADFVHHLDTLVLAIDQKTEAHLRLVTLVQRIFIVSTLSLLLITFFYLRHRLLAPWRKLVSMAQAIGQGEFHQQVMLRGQDEMSTLAQALNNMSDELSAMYRDLEQRVAKKTADLQQKNDTLAFLYRASRRLHTSAPLCSRLLPVLDELSVLMPLSDIRLQLYEDNHQAHVTPSSLAHIPDPDACPDSHCQRCDHFSPPRMAAEGKPISWNLRDKLGHYGVVLARLPDHQHLTPDQHQLLNTLLEQLTSTLALERQSSHQQQLMLMEERATIARELHDSIAQSLSCLKIQISCLQMQHTALTPEIQQQLDAMRDETNTAYRQLRELLTTFRLKLSESGLLAALRGTADEFGRRLGYDIELDYQLPLQAVSAHQGIHLLQIVREALSNIYKHAQATAVSISLRQQQRHIELRVCDNGVGISDDLGRANHYGLIIMRDRARSLHGDCTIQRLASGGTEVCVSFLADYRQPPALSGEHHD, from the coding sequence ATGTTCAGACGCTTTCGGCTTCCACTCTCGCTGGTCAATCAAGTGGCGTTGCTGATGTTGTTGCTGGGCCTGCTGGGGATTGCAGGCATGGCGGTTTCCAGTTGGATGTCGCAAAGCATTCAGGGCAACGCGCATGCCATCAATACCGCCGGCTCGCTGCGCATGCAGAGCTACCGGCTGCTGTCGATGGTGCCGCTCAACGCCGACAGCGAGCGCTATTTGCTGGAACTGGAACGGGGTGAAAACGACGACGACCTGCGTCAGGCGGTGGTGCGCGAGAGGCTGAGCGACCAATTCAGCATCGTACGACATTACTGGGCGGAACAGCTTAAACCGCGCCTGCGCCAGGCTGAACGCCCGGCCGACGCCGCTGCCTCGGTGGCCGACTTTGTCCACCATCTGGATACGCTGGTGCTGGCCATCGATCAGAAAACCGAGGCGCACCTGCGGCTGGTAACGCTGGTGCAACGCATTTTTATCGTCTCCACGCTGTCGCTATTGCTGATCACTTTTTTCTATTTGCGCCACCGCTTGCTGGCACCCTGGCGTAAACTGGTGTCGATGGCGCAGGCCATCGGTCAGGGCGAATTCCACCAGCAGGTGATGCTGCGTGGTCAGGATGAAATGAGCACGCTGGCGCAGGCGCTGAACAATATGTCGGATGAACTATCGGCAATGTACCGCGATCTGGAGCAGCGGGTGGCGAAAAAGACCGCTGACCTGCAACAGAAGAACGATACGCTGGCGTTTCTCTACCGCGCCAGCCGCCGGCTGCACACCAGCGCCCCGCTATGCAGCCGCTTGTTGCCGGTGCTAGATGAACTGAGCGTGCTGATGCCGCTGTCCGATATCCGATTACAGCTTTATGAAGATAATCATCAGGCGCATGTGACGCCCTCCAGTCTGGCGCATATTCCCGACCCCGACGCCTGCCCGGACAGCCACTGCCAGCGTTGCGATCATTTTTCGCCGCCCCGCATGGCGGCCGAGGGCAAACCAATAAGCTGGAATCTGCGCGACAAACTCGGCCACTATGGCGTGGTGCTGGCGCGGCTACCGGACCACCAGCACCTGACGCCCGACCAGCACCAGTTGCTCAATACCTTGCTGGAGCAACTGACCAGCACGCTGGCGCTGGAGCGGCAATCCAGCCATCAGCAGCAACTGATGCTGATGGAAGAGCGTGCTACCATCGCCCGCGAACTGCATGACTCCATCGCCCAGTCGCTTTCCTGTCTGAAGATTCAGATCAGTTGCCTGCAGATGCAGCACACCGCGCTAACGCCGGAAATACAACAGCAACTGGACGCCATGCGCGATGAAACCAATACTGCCTATCGGCAGTTGCGCGAGTTGCTGACCACGTTCCGGCTCAAACTGTCGGAATCCGGCCTGCTGGCGGCGTTGCGGGGGACGGCGGACGAATTCGGCCGACGACTCGGCTACGATATCGAACTCGACTACCAACTACCGCTACAGGCGGTTTCCGCCCATCAGGGCATTCATCTGCTGCAGATCGTCCGTGAGGCGTTGAGCAATATTTACAAACATGCACAGGCTACGGCCGTCAGTATCTCTCTGCGTCAGCAGCAGCGGCATATTGAACTGCGCGTGTGCGATAACGGCGTCGGCATCAGCGATGACCTCGGCCGCGCCAATCACTACGGTCTGATCATCATGCGCGACCGCGCCCGAAGCCTGCATGGCGACTGTACGATTCAACGTCTTGCATCCGGCGGCACAGAAGTCTGCGTCAGCTTTCTGGCAGACTACCGCCAGCCACCCGCATTATCAGGAGAACACCATGACTAA
- the narL gene encoding two-component system response regulator NarL, translating into MTNDAATVLLIDDHPMLRNGVKQLLSMAPDLSVVGEASHGEQGVTLAEQLDPDLILLDLNMPGMNGLETLARLRETPLSGRIVVFTVSNHEEDVISAFKNGADGYLLKDMEPEDLLVALHQAAAGKMVLSDTLTPVLAASLRETRSSDARDIQQLTPREKDILKLIAQGLPNKVIARKLTITESTVKVHVKHLLKKMKLRSRVEAAVWVVQEKIF; encoded by the coding sequence ATGACTAACGACGCCGCCACCGTGCTGCTGATTGACGACCATCCGATGCTGCGCAATGGCGTCAAGCAATTGCTTAGCATGGCGCCCGACCTGAGCGTAGTCGGCGAAGCCAGCCACGGCGAGCAGGGCGTTACGCTGGCGGAACAATTGGATCCGGATCTGATTCTGCTGGATCTGAACATGCCGGGCATGAACGGGTTGGAAACGCTGGCCCGCTTGCGTGAAACCCCGCTGTCCGGGCGCATCGTGGTGTTCACCGTATCCAACCACGAAGAAGATGTCATCAGCGCGTTTAAAAACGGCGCCGATGGTTATCTGCTCAAGGACATGGAGCCGGAAGACCTGCTGGTGGCGCTGCATCAGGCCGCCGCCGGAAAAATGGTGCTCAGCGACACCCTGACGCCGGTTCTGGCAGCCAGCCTGCGGGAAACGCGCAGCAGCGACGCGCGGGATATCCAGCAACTGACCCCGCGGGAAAAGGATATCCTGAAGCTAATAGCCCAGGGCTTGCCCAACAAGGTCATCGCCCGCAAGCTGACGATTACCGAAAGCACGGTAAAAGTCCATGTCAAGCATCTGCTGAAAAAAATGAAATTGCGTTCCCGGGTGGAAGCCGCCGTCTGGGTGGTGCAGGAAAAGATTTTTTAA
- a CDS encoding acyltransferase family protein: MKVRERFIGLEWLRFLLGCYVMIYHTVHIYPQREKIPFLSELTSMGFFATSTFFVLSGFLLTHVYLRDGQLREPARHFLAKRLFNLYPIHIIGLASSIVVVSLMHWLAIAPEGQVASARFVIYDSNDPSVAPETLRHYMDNAQLAFNGLLQLLMLQAWNPYFLTFNAPLWSVSTLFFFYLLFPLLAPRLLGSRYPRLWLMVMCVLYLLPPIWVIWHQLYGVPYTGLLQRSPLLRLPEFLAGVLGYAIFRQYRDGTLPALTRMQRNALGAFISLSFIVATWLFTHGERYWYFLLHNGLLLPAQVALVFLCAHVREPDSETLKTWATRLGAASLSIFALHVPLFNLFRTLEQLLRGDPLQCFTDWTACIDAAGKVELSMTGYGVFLLTTVALCVVFQEQAVIRMKQALTERFLGRRFHPSRSAA, translated from the coding sequence ATGAAAGTCAGAGAACGATTTATTGGACTGGAATGGCTCCGGTTTCTGCTTGGATGCTATGTCATGATCTACCACACCGTACATATCTATCCGCAGCGTGAAAAAATTCCCTTTCTGAGCGAACTGACCAGCATGGGGTTCTTCGCCACCAGTACTTTCTTCGTGTTATCCGGCTTTCTTCTGACGCATGTTTATCTGCGTGACGGCCAGCTACGGGAGCCCGCCCGGCACTTTTTAGCCAAACGGTTATTTAACCTCTATCCAATCCATATCATTGGTCTGGCGTCATCCATCGTGGTGGTCAGCCTGATGCACTGGCTGGCAATTGCGCCGGAAGGCCAGGTCGCCAGCGCCCGGTTCGTCATTTACGACAGCAACGACCCCAGCGTCGCGCCGGAAACATTACGCCACTACATGGACAACGCTCAACTGGCTTTTAACGGCTTGTTGCAATTACTGATGCTGCAAGCGTGGAACCCCTATTTTCTGACCTTCAACGCGCCGTTGTGGTCGGTTTCGACGCTGTTCTTCTTCTATTTGCTGTTCCCGTTGCTGGCCCCGCGGCTGTTAGGCAGCCGTTACCCGCGCCTGTGGCTGATGGTGATGTGTGTGCTGTATCTGCTGCCGCCGATATGGGTTATCTGGCATCAATTATACGGCGTGCCTTATACCGGCCTGCTGCAACGCAGCCCTTTGCTGCGTCTGCCGGAGTTTCTGGCTGGGGTGCTGGGCTACGCCATTTTCCGTCAATACCGCGACGGCACGCTGCCGGCACTGACCCGTATGCAGCGTAACGCGCTGGGCGCCTTTATCAGCCTGAGCTTTATCGTCGCTACCTGGCTGTTTACACATGGCGAACGCTACTGGTATTTCCTGCTGCACAACGGCCTGTTGCTGCCGGCACAAGTGGCGCTGGTGTTCTTGTGCGCTCACGTCCGTGAGCCGGATAGCGAAACGCTGAAAACCTGGGCAACCCGTCTGGGCGCGGCATCGTTGTCGATCTTCGCTCTGCATGTGCCGCTGTTTAACCTGTTCCGTACACTGGAACAGTTGCTGCGCGGCGACCCGCTGCAATGCTTCACCGACTGGACGGCCTGTATCGACGCGGCCGGAAAAGTCGAGCTGTCCATGACCGGTTATGGCGTGTTCCTGCTGACCACTGTCGCACTGTGCGTGGTATTCCAGGAACAGGCGGTCATCCGCATGAAACAGGCGTTGACCGAACGCTTTCTCGGCCGACGTTTTCACCCCTCCCGCAGCGCGGCCTGA
- a CDS encoding DUF481 domain-containing protein, giving the protein MTHSKHALSSLSLFIALSAAGISTSHADTVWLTNGDKISGQITLLDSGKLFIKTDYADTVSVTWDKVKTFQTDHGMVIQGQRYEKGVLYPSIKASDSSRAIVAQPASVDGQQISAGQETLPLSDINSMVAPRRWVEDFSWKGNIDVSLAHKKSSTETDNRDVTLNTRLRHGTWRHNLDASYHMTKEDNVESTKNAAGEYALDKFIDEHWFWQGRYEYKRDWVENIKINRSVGTGPGYQFWDNDLGSFSVTTLVNSQTFTYQNDSEDNFYSGGLKWNYDRFLFSKRTELFTDGEVGRSFDSTTPLYIKAGAGLRFKVTDWSSVSMKVSRNRTESVQGNVNDTLYSLGLGVGW; this is encoded by the coding sequence ATGACACATTCCAAACACGCACTTTCGTCGCTGAGTCTGTTTATCGCCCTCAGCGCCGCAGGCATTTCCACCAGCCATGCGGACACCGTCTGGTTAACCAACGGTGACAAGATCAGCGGCCAGATTACGCTGCTGGACAGCGGTAAATTGTTCATCAAAACCGACTATGCCGACACCGTGTCGGTCACCTGGGACAAAGTCAAAACCTTCCAGACCGACCACGGAATGGTGATTCAAGGGCAACGCTACGAGAAAGGCGTACTCTACCCATCCATCAAGGCGTCCGACAGTTCACGCGCCATCGTTGCCCAGCCGGCAAGCGTAGATGGTCAGCAGATCAGCGCCGGTCAGGAAACCCTGCCGCTGTCTGATATCAACTCGATGGTGGCGCCGCGCCGTTGGGTGGAAGACTTCTCCTGGAAAGGCAATATCGACGTCAGCCTGGCCCACAAGAAAAGCTCCACCGAAACCGACAACCGCGACGTTACGCTGAACACCCGTCTGCGTCACGGCACCTGGCGCCATAATCTGGATGCCAGCTACCACATGACCAAAGAAGACAATGTGGAGAGCACCAAAAACGCCGCCGGCGAATACGCGTTGGATAAATTCATTGATGAACACTGGTTCTGGCAGGGTCGTTATGAATACAAACGCGACTGGGTGGAAAACATCAAGATTAACCGCTCCGTCGGTACCGGTCCGGGTTACCAGTTCTGGGATAACGATCTGGGTTCCTTCTCCGTCACCACGCTGGTGAACTCCCAGACCTTTACTTATCAGAACGACAGCGAAGACAATTTCTACTCCGGCGGCCTGAAATGGAACTACGATCGTTTCCTGTTCAGCAAACGCACCGAATTGTTCACCGATGGCGAAGTGGGCCGCTCGTTTGACAGCACCACCCCGCTCTACATCAAAGCTGGCGCCGGTCTGCGCTTCAAAGTCACCGACTGGTCATCCGTCAGCATGAAGGTATCCCGCAACCGTACCGAAAGTGTTCAGGGCAACGTCAACGATACCCTGTACTCACTGGGTCTGGGCGTCGGCTGGTAA
- the prc gene encoding carboxy terminal-processing peptidase, giving the protein MNKFVKAAALTWLLLSGCSFASENITRADQIPQLQPEAQHSTVSERVASRFLRSHYRQFMLDAQFSGKIFDRYLNMLDYSHNVLLASDVAQFSGQKGELGDNLKSGKLSLPYTMYNLAQKRRFERYQYALTLLEKPVSLNGNDVIDLDRAKAPWPQNVDELNALWDAKVKYDWLSLKLTGKADAEIKETLTKRYQFAIRRLVQTNSEDVFQLVMNAFAREIDPHTSYLSPRNTEQFNTEMSLSLEGIGAVLQMDEDYTVINSMVPGGPAAKSKRISVGDRIVGVGQAGKPMVDVIGWRLDDVVALIKGPKGSKVRLEVLPAGKGTKTQTITVTRERIRLEDRAVKMSVKDAGKDKVGVLDIPGFYVGLTDDVKVQLQKLEKEHVSSIIIDLRGNGGGALTEAVSLSGLFIPTGPVVQVRDNNGKVREDSDTDDTLYYKGPLVVLVDRFSASASEIFAAAMQDYGRALIVGEPTFGKGTVQQYRSLNRIYDQMLRPEWPALGSVQYTIQKFYRIDGGSTQRKGVTPDIVMPTGNETVDTGEKFEDNALPWDSIKPASYTAMGEMKPLLPGLIEQHNARIVRDPEFQYIQQDVVRYQEMKEKRNHVSLNLAQRQKENNEDEATRLQRINDRLKRQGKPPLKALDDLPKDYQDPDAYLNETVQIAEDLSKQGPKSQ; this is encoded by the coding sequence ATGAACAAATTTGTCAAAGCAGCGGCGTTAACCTGGCTTTTGCTGTCCGGATGCAGTTTTGCCAGTGAGAATATCACCCGCGCGGATCAAATCCCCCAATTACAGCCGGAAGCGCAACATTCCACCGTGAGCGAACGCGTTGCGTCGCGTTTCCTGCGTTCCCACTATCGCCAGTTCATGCTGGATGCGCAGTTTTCCGGCAAGATTTTTGATCGTTACCTCAACATGCTGGATTACAGCCATAACGTGCTGCTGGCTTCCGACGTGGCGCAGTTTTCCGGTCAAAAAGGCGAGTTGGGCGACAATCTAAAAAGCGGCAAGCTCAGCCTGCCGTACACCATGTACAATCTGGCCCAGAAACGCCGTTTCGAACGTTACCAGTACGCGCTGACGCTGCTGGAAAAACCAGTCAGCCTGAACGGCAACGATGTTATCGATCTCGATCGCGCCAAGGCGCCCTGGCCGCAAAACGTGGATGAACTCAACGCGTTGTGGGATGCCAAGGTCAAATATGACTGGCTGAGCCTGAAACTGACCGGCAAGGCCGATGCGGAAATCAAGGAAACGCTGACCAAACGTTATCAGTTTGCGATTCGCCGTCTGGTGCAGACCAACAGCGAAGATGTGTTTCAGTTGGTCATGAATGCCTTTGCGCGGGAAATTGATCCGCACACCAGTTATCTGTCGCCGCGCAATACCGAGCAGTTCAATACCGAGATGAGCCTGTCGCTGGAAGGCATCGGCGCTGTGTTGCAAATGGATGAAGATTACACCGTGATCAACTCGATGGTGCCGGGCGGCCCGGCGGCGAAAAGCAAACGCATTAGTGTTGGCGATCGCATCGTGGGCGTTGGTCAGGCCGGTAAGCCGATGGTGGATGTGATCGGCTGGCGTCTGGATGACGTGGTCGCGTTGATCAAGGGACCGAAAGGCAGCAAGGTGCGTCTGGAAGTGCTGCCGGCAGGCAAGGGCACCAAAACGCAAACCATTACCGTGACCCGCGAACGTATCCGGCTGGAAGATCGCGCGGTGAAAATGTCGGTCAAGGACGCGGGCAAAGACAAAGTCGGCGTGCTGGATATTCCCGGTTTCTACGTCGGGTTGACGGATGATGTGAAAGTGCAGTTGCAGAAGCTGGAGAAAGAGCATGTCAGCAGCATCATCATTGACCTGCGCGGCAACGGCGGCGGCGCGCTGACGGAAGCGGTCAGCCTGTCGGGGCTGTTCATTCCCACCGGGCCGGTAGTGCAAGTGCGCGACAACAACGGCAAAGTGCGCGAAGACAGCGATACCGACGACACGCTCTATTACAAAGGTCCGCTGGTGGTGCTGGTTGATCGCTTTAGCGCCTCGGCGTCGGAAATTTTCGCCGCGGCGATGCAGGATTACGGCCGAGCGCTGATTGTTGGCGAGCCGACCTTCGGCAAGGGCACGGTGCAGCAGTACCGTTCTCTCAACCGTATTTACGATCAGATGCTGCGCCCGGAATGGCCAGCGCTGGGCTCGGTGCAATACACCATCCAGAAGTTCTATCGTATTGATGGCGGCAGCACCCAGCGTAAAGGGGTTACGCCCGATATTGTGATGCCGACCGGCAACGAGACGGTGGATACCGGCGAGAAATTTGAAGACAACGCCTTACCGTGGGACAGCATCAAGCCGGCCAGCTATACGGCGATGGGCGAGATGAAACCGCTGTTGCCGGGGTTGATCGAGCAACATAACGCTCGTATCGTCAGGGATCCGGAGTTCCAGTACATCCAGCAGGATGTGGTCCGCTATCAGGAAATGAAAGAGAAACGTAACCACGTATCGCTGAATCTGGCCCAGCGCCAGAAAGAGAACAACGAAGACGAGGCTACGCGCCTGCAGCGTATCAACGACCGGCTGAAACGTCAGGGCAAACCGCCGTTGAAGGCGCTGGATGATTTGCCGAAGGATTATCAGGACCCGGACGCTTACCTGAATGAAACCGTCCAGATTGCGGAAGACCTGTCTAAGCAGGGGCCGAAATCGCAGTAA